A DNA window from Micromonas commoda chromosome 17, complete sequence contains the following coding sequences:
- a CDS encoding predicted protein, with amino-acid sequence LISQTPKMKIWLLFFSVLATVALAEVTDIALGGWHSCALLTGGAIKCWGRNRYGELGDGTTTSRTNPVDVSGITNATSIALSDRHTCALLTGGRIKCWGYNEYGQLGDGTTTQSTTPVDVSGITTATSLALGGYSSCALLTGGTMKCWGYNYRGQLGDGTTTNRKKPVNVSGITTATSIALGSSHMCALLTGGTMKCWGDNYRGQLGDGTTTNRNTPVNVSGITTATSIALGDHSSCVLLTGGTMKCWGDNRLGQLGDGTTTNRNTPVNVSGITTATSIALGARHTCALLMGGAMKCWGYNGLGQLGDGTAKNNHNNPVYVIGLYAPSLPPSPPPPPPPFPSPPLPPFPSPPSSPPPPPPPKLILDEDDHAAGLTGILVVLVATIFNML; translated from the coding sequence CTTATATCGCAAACCCCAAAAATGAAAATCTGGCTCCTTTTTTTTTCGGTGCTCGCTACTGTGGCGCTTGCCGAGGTGACGGATATCGCTCTGGGCGGCTGGCACTCGTGTGCCCTGctgacgggcggcgcgatcaAGTGCTGGGGTAGGAACAGGTatggcgagctcggggacgGGACCACCACCAGTCGCACCAACCCGGTCGACGTGTCCGGCATcacgaacgcgacgagcaTCGCTCTGAGCGACCGCCACACGTGCGCTCTGCTCACGGGCGGCAGGATCAAGTGCTGGGGCTACAACGAGTACGGCCAGCTCGGTGACGGGACGACAACCCAGAGCACCACCCCCGTCGACGTGTCCGGGatcacgacggcgacgagcctcgCTCTGGGTGGCTATAGCTCGTGCGCCCTGCTGACGGGCGGCACGATGAAGTGCTGGGGCTACAACTACAGAGGCCAGCTTGGGGATGGGACCACAACCAACCGCAAAAAACCAGTCAACGTGTCCGGGatcacgacggcgacgagcatcGCTCTGGGCAGCAGCCACATGTGCGCCCTGCTGACGGGCGGCACGATGAAGTGCTGGGGCGACAACTACAGAGGCCAGCTTGGGGACGGGACCACAACCAACCGCAACACACCAGTCAACGTGTCCGGGatcacgacggcgacgagcatcGCTCTGGGTGACCATAGCTCGTGCGTCCTGCTGACGGGCGGCACGATGAAGTGCTGGGGCGACAACCGCCTCGGCCAGCTTGGGGACGGGACCACGACCAACCGCAACACACCAGTCAACGTGTCCGGGATCACGACAGCGACGAGCATCGCTCTGGGCGCCCGCCACACGTGCGCGCTGCTGatgggcggcgcgatgaagtGCTGGGGTTACAACGGCCTCGGCCAGCTTGGGGACGGGACTGCCAAAAACAACCACAACAACCCCGTCTACGTCATTGGGCTCTACGCTCCGTCGCTACCaccatcaccgccgccgccaccgccgccttttccatcgccgccattGCCGCCTTTTCCATCGCCACCATCTTcaccaccgcctccgcctcctccgaagctcatcctcgacgaggacgaccacGCCGCGGGACTCACGGGCATCCTCGTGGTTCTGGTGGCGACGATTTTCAACATGTTGTAA